The region CCTGGTCCTGGAGCTCCCCGCCGTCGCTGCTGCTGTTCGCCGGCAGCGCGCTGTGCGCCGCGCTCACCGTCGTCATCGAACGCCGGGCCGCCGACCCGATCATCCCCGGCTGGGTCTGGCGCCGCCGCACCATCTCCGCCGTCAACCTCGCCCTCGGCGCCCTCGGCCTGATGATGGTCGCGCCGACCGTGTTCCTGCCCACCTACGCCCAGGCGGTACTGGGCCTGGGCCCGACGGCGGCCGGCTTCGTGCTCTCCGTCATGACCCTGAGCTGGCCGGTCTCGGCCGCCCTCAGCAGCCATGTCTACAACCGCCTCGGCATCCGCACCTGTGCGGCGGTCGGCATCGGCGCGGCCGCACTGATCCTGCTCGCCTTCCCGCTGCTGCCCTACCCCGGCGCGGCCTGGCAGCCCGCCCTGATCATGCTGGCGCTGGGCGCGGCCCTCGGCCTCTTCCAGCTCCCGCTGATCATCGGCGTCCAGTCGTCGGTCGGCTATGCCGAGCGCGGCACCGCCACCGCCTCCATACTCTTCTGCCGCCAGGTCGGCCAGTCCCTGGGCGCCGCGCTCTTCGGCGCCCTCGCCAACGCCACCCTCAACGACCGCCTCGCCCACGCCCCTTCGGACATCCGCCCCGGCCTGCCCGGCGACCTCGACGGGGTCTCGCACACCCTCCAGCACCCCGGCGCCCTCACCGCCCACGCCACCGACTACCTGCGGCGCGCCGTCGACACCACGGTCGACCACGTCTACCTCGGCGCCGCCGCGGCCGCCGCGCTCGCACTGGCCGCACTGCTGCTGCTCGCGCCGCGACGCTTCCCGGTGCACACGGATGTCCGCGGTACGGGCGAGGGCGAGCGCACACCGGGCCCGGCGGGGCCGCCGGGGAAATCCGGCAGCCGCTGAGATCAGGCGCCCGTGCCGCCGCCCCGGTGCACCGGCGTCTCCAGGGTGTCCTCCCCGTCGGACCCGGACCCGGAGCCGACGCCGGCGCCCTGGCCCACGCGCCCGTCGCCGTCCGGCGCCGTCCCGGTCTCCTCGTCGTCGCCCTCCGCCGCCGGCGCCTTCCCGGTGAGCGCCGCCAGACTGTTGCGGACGTGGGTCATATGGACGCGCACCTCTTCGCGCTCCGCGTCGTGTTCGCGCAGGATCCGCTCGGTGGCCCGCTCGATGCGCTCCACCTCCGCCAGGGCCTGGGCCAGCAGTCCGGCCGCGCGGTCCTCGCCGTCCTCCTGACGGTGCCGGGACGCCTCCTCCGCCTCCGCGTACTGCCGCCGGGCGTCGACGCGGAGGGCCTTCCCCCGGGCGTCCAGCTCCGCGACGCACCGGTCCGTCTCCTCCTCCAGCGCCGTGAGTTCCCGCCCGGCCGCCTCCCACTCCTCCGTCTGCCGCTTGTCCTGGTCGCTCAGCAGCTGCGCGGTGCGCCGGCGCACCTCCGCCAGCCCCTCGGCCGCCTCGCTCCGCAGCCGTTCGGCCTCCTCCGTCGCCACGGCGACCAGCTCCGTGGCCTCACCGCGCGCCGCCCGGTCCGTCCGCCGGGCCCGGGTGTCCGCCTCGGCCCGCACCGCGAAGGCCGCCCGCTCGGCCGCGTCCCGCACCTCGTCCGCATGGACGGCCGCCGCGTCACGCGACGCCCCGGCCGCCTCCTCCGCCTCGGTCCGCAGCCGCGCCGCCTCGGACTCCGCGGTCGTCAGGATCAACCGGGCCTCGCTGCCGAGCGACGCGTACGTCTGCGGCGGCTGCTGCGCCAGAAAGACGCGCAGCTCGGCGAGTTCGGCGTCCATCTCGTTGGACAGGACGGTGAGCCGTGCGGCCCGCTCCCAGCAGGAATCGCGGTCGACCGAGAGTCCCGTGACGCGGCGGTCCACATCCTCCGGCCGGTAGCCACGCCCTCGTACGGTCTCGAACCCGTGAGGCGAAACCGATGCACTCATCCCTCAAGCCCCTCTCCGCCGCGCACAGCACGCGCGCGACCCGCAGCGTTCCGCTTCCATTCGCATGCTTCCGTGCCACACCGTGCGGTGGTACGCACGTGCCGGGGGCCGGGCCGAAGCCGCATCATCGCGACACTCCACCCAACCCACCCACCAGGATGCGTTATTTATTGCCAGAAGTCGGAGTCCGATCATCTGCGCGCAACGCCTGGAACAGCCGCCGCGCCCCGGGTTCGTCCCACTGCAGCACCGACCCGACGCCGCTCACCATCACCCCGGGCCGCGTCACCGGCACCGTCGTCGCGCTCCCCTCGCCGCCGGCGATCTGCTTCATCGACCAGCCCATATCCAGCACCCGCGCCATGTCCGTACCGTCGTCCACGGTCAGCGCCGCCAGCGAGGTGTCCAGCACCCGCTGCAGCCGGGTCGGATCGAGGAGGACGTCGGGGGAGGCCATCTCGTCGGCAACCGCACCGAGCAATTGCCGCTGGCGCTTCACCCGTCCGAGGTCACCCTCGGGGTCGGCGTACCGGGCCCGTACGTACGCCAGCGCCTGGGTGCCGTTCATCCGCCGGCAGCCCGCCGGGAAGTCCGCCCCCGACCGCTCGTCCCGCAGCGGCTTGTCCAGACACAGCCGCACGCCGTCCAGCGCGTCCACGACCTGCACGAAGCCCAGGAAGTTCACCTCGGCGTAGTGGTCGATCCGCAGCCCGGTCGCCTGCTCCACCGTTCGGGTGAGCAGCTGCGGCCCGCCGTCCGCGAAGGCCTCGTTGATCTTCCGGCTGCCGTGGCCGGGTATCGGGACGTAGCTGTCGCGCGGCAGGCTGACCAGCGACGGTCCGTGATCGCCGTAGTGCAGCACCATGATGGTGTCGGTGTTGCGCACGTCGTTGTTGCCGACGTGCAGGTCCCGGCGCTGCTGCGGGGTCAGCGCGGTACGGCTGTCCGAGCCGATCAGCAGCCAGTTCGTGCCCCTGCCCGCGGACGGCCGCCCCGGGTAGTCGCCCAGCGCGTCCATGTGCCGCAGCTGCCGCCCCGCCGAGATGTAGAGCCAGGCAGCGACCGCGACCACCGCCACGACCAGCACCAGCAGCGTCACCAGGAACCAGACGAGCCATGCCCAGCGCCGCCGGGGCGGGCCCGGGCCGCGCAGCGACCCGGCCGCCCGCCGCCCGTGCCACCAGCGCGCCCGCCGCGCCCGGTACGCAGTCGTCGACGGCGACGACTGCGACAACGGGGGTATCAGACGGCCCATATAGGCATGGTCGGGGCACCCGCCCCGTCCCGCAGCTCGAACACCCCGGCCGGCGGCTACAACCGGGCCCTTTGACGGGCCCGGTTGCGCTGTGCCGCCGCTCCTACAGCAGCCCGTCCCACATCTGCTCCAGCAGCACCGACCACCAGGTCTCCGGCGAACCCAGCGCCGGCGGATCCAGCGCGACCAGCTGCGCCTGGAAGTCGACGGTCCAGCGGCCCGCCTGCTCGGGAGTCAGCCCGTAGCGCAGCCGCCACATCCGCCCCAGCATCGCCAGACAGCGCGTGAACTCCGGCAGACCGGAGTTCACGAACTGCGGCGTCGCGGGCGCACCGCCCGGCCCGGCCTCCATCGGCACCGCCACGATGTGCGCGGTCCCGTACTGCACACACAGCTGACGGCCGAAGTCGTTGCCCATCACCAGGTACGACCCGGCGTCCGAGGCGGGCTGCACCATGCGCTCCGCCGCGAGCTCCGCCAGCGTCGGCACCGGACGGCCCGGCTGGGCCTGCGCCCAGAAGAACGGCCCGAAGTCGACCGGCAGCCCGGACCACACCAGCATCTGCGCCACCACATCGGGCACCCCGTGCCGGGAGACCGCCCGCTGATCGAAGCGGAAGATCCCCTGCGGCCCGAACGACTGCTCCAGCTCCTGCCCGATCACCTGCGGCGGCACCGGGGGCACCGGCTGTACCTGCGAGGGATGCGGCAACGGGGCCCGCACCGGCGCCGGCCGCGCCGGACCGTCCGCGACCTGGTGCAGCTCGCCCTGATGCTCGACGAGGTGCCGTACGCCCTGCTGGCGCGAGGCGTGGTCCCTGCCGTACGCGGCGGTGTGGCTGATCCGCACCTGCGGCCAGTTGTCCCGGATCATCCGGGCGCAGTAGCCGCCCGGCAGATCACAGCACTCCAGCTCCGTGTGCAGCTCCAGCACCTGCTGCGGGGGGATGTTCATCCCGCGCAGCTCGTGCAGCAGCTGCCACTCCGGATGCGGGGTACCGGGCGCCGAACGACGCACGATCTTCTGCTCGGAACCGTCCGGCGCGCGGTAGCTGAGGACGGCCATGTAGCCCGGGCCGACGGTCGGCTGACCGCTGGGCGTCTGCGGATAGCCGTACGCACCGCCGCCGGGAGCCTGGCCGCCGGGGCCCTGAGCGGCGGGCGGTCCGGGCGGGGCGGCCTGAGCGGGCGGGGGCGGGACGCCGGGCCCGGCCGAGGGCGGGACGCCGGGAGCACCCGGAGCACCGGGGCCGCCCGGCCCGCCGCCGGGCAGGGCCGCGCCACCGGCGAGCATCGTCGCCGCGGCATGCACCCCACCGGTACCGCCCGCGGCGGGCGGGGCGGGCGGTGCGGCGGGGGGCCCGGGCGGACCGTCCTGGCCGCCGGAACCCCGGCCGCCCGCGGACGCGGCGGGCCTGCCGGGCGGGCCGGGAGGCTTGGGAGCGCCGGGCGGACCGGGCGGCTTGGGCGCACCGGGCGGGCCGGGGGGCGCGGGCGGCGCCACGCCGGGGCCGCCGGCAGCGCCGCCGGGCCCGCCCGCGAGGCCGGCCTGCAGGGACGCGCCGTCGGCGAGCATCGTCGCCGCGGCATGCACCCCACCGGAGCCGGGGCCACCGGCACCGGGGC is a window of Streptomyces caniferus DNA encoding:
- a CDS encoding MFS transporter, with protein sequence MLAMALAALDSTIIATAIPQIVGDLGGFAVFSWLFSGYLLAVTVTLPVYGKLSDTFGRKPILITGILLFLTGSLACAGAWNMASLIAFRVVQGLGGGALQGTVQTIAADLYPMKERPKIQARLSSVWATSSVAGPALGGLLAAYADWRWIFLVNVPVGAVALWLIVRYFSEPARDREGDRDRRPRVDWPGALAIFACGGLLLTALVQGGVAWSWSSPPSLLLFAGSALCAALTVVIERRAADPIIPGWVWRRRTISAVNLALGALGLMMVAPTVFLPTYAQAVLGLGPTAAGFVLSVMTLSWPVSAALSSHVYNRLGIRTCAAVGIGAAALILLAFPLLPYPGAAWQPALIMLALGAALGLFQLPLIIGVQSSVGYAERGTATASILFCRQVGQSLGAALFGALANATLNDRLAHAPSDIRPGLPGDLDGVSHTLQHPGALTAHATDYLRRAVDTTVDHVYLGAAAAAALALAALLLLAPRRFPVHTDVRGTGEGERTPGPAGPPGKSGSR
- a CDS encoding cellulose-binding protein, which codes for MSASVSPHGFETVRGRGYRPEDVDRRVTGLSVDRDSCWERAARLTVLSNEMDAELAELRVFLAQQPPQTYASLGSEARLILTTAESEAARLRTEAEEAAGASRDAAAVHADEVRDAAERAAFAVRAEADTRARRTDRAARGEATELVAVATEEAERLRSEAAEGLAEVRRRTAQLLSDQDKRQTEEWEAAGRELTALEEETDRCVAELDARGKALRVDARRQYAEAEEASRHRQEDGEDRAAGLLAQALAEVERIERATERILREHDAEREEVRVHMTHVRNSLAALTGKAPAAEGDDEETGTAPDGDGRVGQGAGVGSGSGSDGEDTLETPVHRGGGTGA
- a CDS encoding LCP family protein, with amino-acid sequence MTLLVLVVAVVAVAAWLYISAGRQLRHMDALGDYPGRPSAGRGTNWLLIGSDSRTALTPQQRRDLHVGNNDVRNTDTIMVLHYGDHGPSLVSLPRDSYVPIPGHGSRKINEAFADGGPQLLTRTVEQATGLRIDHYAEVNFLGFVQVVDALDGVRLCLDKPLRDERSGADFPAGCRRMNGTQALAYVRARYADPEGDLGRVKRQRQLLGAVADEMASPDVLLDPTRLQRVLDTSLAALTVDDGTDMARVLDMGWSMKQIAGGEGSATTVPVTRPGVMVSGVGSVLQWDEPGARRLFQALRADDRTPTSGNK
- a CDS encoding SUKH-4 family immunity protein; this encodes MVTFAQAQERAERWVNGDVPAPLHREVRVREFDLGFVAWAEDREGGPSTDSGRARLVIARDSGETTLWPGLPVGEVIRRYEEEYGAPADGGYGAAEAPPQRIDLEATSFLLTPPEWLQEAADTIGGQGRRGAGSAGAEGSAGSVGAAGAAPVASPAAAPASGAAPSASDAWAEVSVNGTDGPAAHAGEEPAAGPGASGEPTPWTGTDTTAGAGGDDRSVGLPATVFAPPLAGFDEEGEDPPTPRVRPEAKTELLQGGSQLPRTQVAPALELPDEAGPGAGQARPAGGPAGVPLPPPMPPAPPAAAGLSELPPPSGPPVADVPPPPGAGAPAAGGPGVPGPGMPPPAPPVGGGVHAAATMLADGSALPGNAAAGPPPPPGVPGPPGAGRDGAPAQGARTDAGRGEERPPGGPAVSGPGAPGVPAGGYVPTQMVSQLDAADLDLSAVDGPGGTGAAGGADGAGASGSADAGGPDAGGPDAGGPGAGGPGSGGVHAAATMLADGASLQAGLAGGPGGAAGGPGVAPPAPPGPPGAPKPPGPPGAPKPPGPPGRPAASAGGRGSGGQDGPPGPPAAPPAPPAAGGTGGVHAAATMLAGGAALPGGGPGGPGAPGAPGVPPSAGPGVPPPPAQAAPPGPPAAQGPGGQAPGGGAYGYPQTPSGQPTVGPGYMAVLSYRAPDGSEQKIVRRSAPGTPHPEWQLLHELRGMNIPPQQVLELHTELECCDLPGGYCARMIRDNWPQVRISHTAAYGRDHASRQQGVRHLVEHQGELHQVADGPARPAPVRAPLPHPSQVQPVPPVPPQVIGQELEQSFGPQGIFRFDQRAVSRHGVPDVVAQMLVWSGLPVDFGPFFWAQAQPGRPVPTLAELAAERMVQPASDAGSYLVMGNDFGRQLCVQYGTAHIVAVPMEAGPGGAPATPQFVNSGLPEFTRCLAMLGRMWRLRYGLTPEQAGRWTVDFQAQLVALDPPALGSPETWWSVLLEQMWDGLL